One Thermodesulfobacteriota bacterium DNA window includes the following coding sequences:
- a CDS encoding HD domain-containing phosphohydrolase — MAKRISVDAFRKNGEKILIVDDEDAIRSLFVEALEELGYRCDVAANGLEALEKFYRVKDYDVVLLDIQMPKLNGIETLKKLKAYSPDLSIIMVSASRDIENVRAALKEGAYDYVFKPFNVTDVDTVIRRAIERSNLIKANKDYQKNLEKKVIEQTEELVRAYSGTLEAMILALDLREHETGYHSYRVTEYAINLGKHMKLSDEELSIIAKGALLHDIGKIGVPDNILLKPDKLNDEEWGLMRKHAEFGYELLKKIDFLEESARIVHTHHERYDGQGYPSGLSGEEIPLGARIFSVVDALDAMTSRRTYRKAIPFEDAVEKIAEASGSQFDPDVIDVFVNIPVEEWKDIKKRIASSSSEYLKQLMFELSKYKI, encoded by the coding sequence ATGGCTAAGAGAATATCCGTGGACGCGTTTAGAAAGAACGGGGAAAAGATCCTCATAGTGGACGACGAGGACGCTATAAGGAGTCTCTTCGTCGAGGCGCTCGAAGAGCTCGGTTACAGGTGCGACGTCGCCGCGAACGGTCTCGAGGCTCTCGAGAAGTTCTACCGCGTAAAGGACTACGATGTCGTCCTCCTCGACATACAGATGCCGAAGCTGAACGGCATAGAGACGCTTAAAAAGTTAAAGGCGTACTCCCCCGACCTCTCCATTATCATGGTCTCCGCGTCGCGCGATATCGAGAACGTGAGGGCGGCTTTGAAAGAAGGCGCCTACGATTACGTCTTCAAGCCTTTCAACGTAACGGACGTGGATACGGTCATAAGGCGCGCGATCGAGAGGTCTAACCTCATAAAGGCGAACAAGGACTACCAGAAGAACCTCGAGAAGAAGGTCATAGAGCAGACGGAGGAGCTCGTGAGGGCGTATTCCGGAACTCTCGAGGCGATGATACTTGCGCTTGACTTGAGGGAGCACGAGACGGGGTACCACTCCTACAGGGTTACCGAGTACGCGATCAACCTCGGAAAACACATGAAGCTCTCCGACGAGGAGCTTTCGATAATAGCCAAGGGGGCGCTCCTCCACGACATAGGAAAAATAGGCGTGCCCGACAATATTCTCCTCAAGCCCGACAAGCTGAATGACGAGGAGTGGGGACTCATGAGGAAGCACGCCGAGTTCGGCTACGAGCTCTTGAAGAAGATAGACTTCCTGGAGGAGTCGGCGAGGATAGTCCATACTCATCATGAAAGATACGACGGACAGGGTTACCCGTCGGGGCTTTCCGGAGAGGAGATACCGCTCGGCGCGCGTATCTTCTCCGTTGTGGACGCGCTCGACGCGATGACATCGCGGAGGACTTACAGGAAAGCGATACCTTTCGAGGACGCGGTGGAGAAAATAGCCGAGGCTTCGGGCTCACAGTTCGACCCGGATGTAATAGACGTATTCGTGAACATTCCTGTCGAGGAATGGAAGGACATCAAGAAGCGCATCGCCTCATCGAGCTCCGAGTACCTGAAACAGCTCATGTTCGAGCTTAGCAAATACAAAATCTGA